Proteins encoded in a region of the Scyliorhinus torazame isolate Kashiwa2021f chromosome 1, sScyTor2.1, whole genome shotgun sequence genome:
- the LOC140415849 gene encoding cAMP-dependent protein kinase inhibitor alpha-like, whose translation MTEVEPVLDFATSGRTGRRNALPDILGSPAGVSPSELPMKLAELSINAEGAEGTQTPSTEISPEPTESPELKDAS comes from the exons ATGACTGAAGTGGAGCCTGTGCTGGACTTCGCTACATCAGGACGGACGGGACGAAGGAATGCGTTGCCTGATATCCTAGGTTCGCCTGCGGGAGTCAGTCCATCAGAACTTCCCATGAAACTGGCAGAACTTTCTATTAATGCAG AAGGAGCAGAAGGAACTCAGACACCATCAACAGAGATATCACCTGAACCAACAGAGAGTCCAGAACTGAAAGATGCATCATAA